One genomic window of Quercus lobata isolate SW786 chromosome 9, ValleyOak3.0 Primary Assembly, whole genome shotgun sequence includes the following:
- the LOC115959301 gene encoding ankyrin repeat-containing protein BDA1-like, translating into MEDERVEKLNQAARIERLNQAALGGDINDFYNLIKEDVKLLEHIDELPFVETPLHKVASATETHIPFAMEMLRLKPSFVRKLNPDGLSPIHVALLNGKTQVVRWLLKVDGDLVRVKGREGMTPLHDAAATEDHLDLLVEFLKICPDSIEDVTIRNETALHVAVKCKMLEAFKHLVEWLRQNNSKKTRLWKRKILNWKDEEGNTVLHVAVSTNQPKAVRMLLDSGVDINAKNVKDHTAGDILVKRQEVELLSSSREISEMLQRAEVNKCARYLRSIVLSLEERRLLQVDKWAKISDDRRNVVLVVATLLMTVTYQGLLSPPGGLWQDYYNPGSSRPNATKPDYRGLFNETSPYLANMAGAAIGGSNLCFWVFLITNTLTFMLSYTIVLLIIPSGYVILRAALGSLSLCYITSLSVIFPIYFTYTYSLILVILFSVIYALSISAIRSTLHVSVLIRSWKKNN; encoded by the exons ATGGAGGATGAGAGAGTTGAGAAGTTGAACCAGGCTGCGAGAATTGAGAGGTTGAACCAGGCTGCTCTAGGGGGGgatattaatgatttttacAACTTGATTAAGGAGGATGTAAAACTTTTGGAGCACATCGATGAGCTACCATTTGTTGAAACTCCTTTGCACAAAGTTGCATCTGCTACGGAGACGCATATCCCATTCGCCATGGAGATGCTCAGATTAAAGCCCTCATTTGTCAGGAAGCTGAATCCAGATGGGCTTAGCCCCATTCACGTCGCTTTACTGAATGGGAAAACCCAGGTGGTGCGTTGGCTTCTAAAGGTTGATGGGGACCTTGTTCGTGTCAAAGGAAGGGAGGGTATGACTCCTTTGCATGATGCAGCAGCAACAGAGGATCACCTTGATCTATTGGTCGAATTTCTAAAAATCTGTCCTGATTCTATTGAAGATGTGACGATTAGAAATGAGACTGCTTTACATGTTGCGGTAAAATGCAAAATGCTAGAGGCTTTTAAACACTTGGTGGAATGGCTCCGACAAAACAATTCTAAAAAAACCAGGTTATGGAAGAGGAAAATACTGAACTGGAAGGATGAGGAAGGCAACACTGTGTTGCACGTTGCTGTATCTACAAATCAGCCCAAG GCTGTGAGGATGTTACTAGATTCTGGTGTTGATATAAATGCCAAGAATGTGAAGGATCATACAGCAGGGGACATCTTGGTAAAACGACAAGAAGTAGAGCTGCTGAGCAGCAGCAGGGAGATCAGTGAAATGTTACAGCGTGCTGAAGTTAATAAATGTGCACGTTACCTACGTTCCATAGTCTTATCTCTCGAGGAAAGACGATTACTCCAGGTTGATAAATGGGCGAAAATATCGGACGACAGGCGCAATGTGGTTTTGGTGGTTGCTACCTTGCTTATGACAGTGACTTATCAAGGACTACTGAGCCCTCCAGGGGGACTTTGGCAAGATTACTACAATCCAGGGAGCAGTCGGCCCAATGCTACAAAACCAGATTACAGAGGTTTATTCAATGAAACTTCTCCTTATCTTGCAAACATGGCAGGGGCAGCCATTGGCGGTAGcaatttatgtttttgggtATTCCTGATAACAAATACTTTGACATTTATGCTCTCATACACAATAGTTCTTCTCATCATTCCATCCGGGTATGTTATACTCCGCGCAGCCCTTGGCTCCCTCTCTCTCTGCTATATTACTTCGCTGTCAGTCATATTCCCgatttattttacatatacCTATTCTTTAATCCTTGTGATTCTGTTTTCTGTTATTTACGCACTATCTATATCTGCAATACGGTCGACGCTGCATGTCTCTGTGCTGATTCGTTCATGGAAGAAGAATAATTGa
- the LOC115961962 gene encoding uncharacterized protein LOC115961962 has protein sequence MREGETLKAYSDRYWEMYNELDENHDDVAISTFKIGLPTEHGLRKSLIGKPVANVHQLMDRIDKVLFVARLSAEDRERESKRSKKGSSLILGFSDEDKRGTIQPHGDALVVTLRIGGFDVKRVLVDPGSAVEVMYPDLYKGLNLRPEDLTAYDFPLISFEGKIVVPKGQIRLPIQTGSEGRYFSRQAGQSNMQTVNAVFREPVQQVLEKVKNEPFFRWPRKMAGDPAKRNQKLVLFVARLSAEDRERESKRSKKGSSLILGFSDEDKRGTIQPHGDALVVTLRIGGFDVKRVLVDPGSAVEVMYPDLYKGLNLRPEDLTAYDSPLISFEGKTVVPKGQIRLPIQTGSEVIEVDFIVVDAYSPYTAIVARPWIHALDAVCSTLHQKVKYPSGGRVEEVRGDQAMARQCMVAAISRQSNAESSASENL, from the exons atgcgtGAGGGAGAGACCCTAAAGGCGTATtcggataggtattgggagatgtataacgaGTTGGATGAGAACCACGATGATGTCGCTATTAGTACATTCAAAATcggtctccccaccgagcatggcttaaggaaatctctcATTGGTAAACCTGTTGCCAACGTTCAtcagttgatggataggattgacaa GGTACTGTTTGTGGCTCGGCTCTCCGCCGAGGACAGGGAAAGAGAATctaaaaggtcaaaaaagggaagctctctAATATTgggattctcggacgaggataaaaggggaactatccaacctcacGGCGATGCCTTAGTGGTTACACTAAGAATCGGAGGTTTCGATGTAAAGAGGGTACTGGTAGACCCGGGTAGTGCGGTAGAGGTAATGTACCCCGATctgtacaaggggctgaacttaaGGCCGGAGGATTTGACGGCTTATGACTTTCCCCTTATCAGCTTCGAAGGGAAGATTGTTGTACCAAAGGGGCAGATCAGATTACCCATACAAACTGGGTCAGAGGGGAGATATTTTTCGAGACAGGCTGGACAAAGCAACATGCAAACGGTTAATGCCGTGTTCAGAGAACCAGTGCAACAAGTTCTGGAGAAAGTAAAGAATGAACCCTTCTTCAGATGGCCGAGAAAAATGGCTGGAGACCCTGCGAAACGCAACCAGAAACT GGTGTTGTTTGTGGCTCGGCTCTCCGCCGAGGACAGGGAAAGAGAATctaaaaggtcaaaaaagggaagctctctAATATTgggattctcggacgaggataaaaggggaactatccaacctcacGGCGATGCCTTAGTGGTTACACTAAGAATCGGAGGTTTCGATGTAAAGAGGGTACTGGTAGACCCGGGTAGTGCGGTAGAGGTAATGTACCCCGATctgtacaaggggctgaacttaaGGCCGGAGGATTTGACGGCTTATGACTCTCCCCTTATCAGCTTCGAAGGGAAGACTGTTGTACCAAAGGGGCAGATCAGATTACCCATACAAACTGGGTCAGAGGTGATAGAGGTGGACTTTATCGTGGTCGATGCTTACTCGCCCTACACTGCGATAGTAGCtaggccatggatccatgctCTGGATGCCGTGTGTTCTACACTTCATCAAAAGGTAAAATACCCCTCTGGAGGCCGAGTGGAAGAGGTTCGTGGAGATCAAGCCATGGCTAGGCAATGTATGGTGGCTGCCATCTCGCGCCAATCGAATGCTGAGTCCTCGGCTTCTGAAaacttatag